The Ooceraea biroi isolate clonal line C1 chromosome 1, Obir_v5.4, whole genome shotgun sequence genome has a window encoding:
- the LOC105283473 gene encoding succinate dehydrogenase assembly factor 2, mitochondrial, with product MNVMSNRVTYCVRSLLLARSVPINCSRQKNDFEDLIHPESREPNIPSYAERKEENADVKRARLTYQSRKRGMLENGLLLSTFAKRYLNTFDDKQLQLYDQLINLPSNDWDIFYWATGVKPTPPEFNNEVMDLLKKHVQNEDRQSRIMQPNL from the exons ATGAATGTTATGTCCAATCGCGTAACATACTGC GTTAGGTCCCTCTTGCTCGCGAGGAGCGTGCCGATAAATTGTTCTCGGCAGAAGAATGATTTTGAAGATTTAATTCATCCGGAGAGTCGGGAGCCCAACATTCCGAGTTACGCGGAACGCAAAGAAGAAAACGCGGATGTTAAAAGAGCGAG ACTGACGTATCAATCCCGCAAGCGTGGGATGCTGGAGAATGGTCTACTTCTTAGCACATTCGCGAAGAGGTATCTGAACACGTTCGATGACAAACAGTTACAATTATATGACCAGCTTATAAATTTACCATCGAACGATTGGGATATATTCTACTGGGCAACTGGTGTTAAGCCAACACCACCTGAATTTAACAACGAAGTGATGGATTTGTTGAAGAAGCACGTTCAAAATGAAGATCGACAGTCTAGAATAATGCAGCCGAATCTGTAA
- the LOC105283474 gene encoding helicase POLQ-like isoform X1, protein MSDNDEKNNKTALSDERKPKSSQIIVESLLSLDNTLLCNVETDSELHSASETYNASEKLSGSAMQIFEEQQTQDVKTDATVVSKTLQNISPGLNEWQDKSLMDQVFAQFDLQDKEEVISSSHDNTSLHMFDTLYKEDYNQSNMCLNIERRSSDKADANVSQRDKLINNISYLHITNFGSDTLESDSHASFPKIEDKQDKSPILKTKCRTLKEYKVPRKKLCLYDLESKSEKVQNKGSSSVEHSSFYGLPDIIKKLIQDVKGIRELYQWQEECLKLATTTKKNLIYTLPTSGGKTLVAEILMFREIICNKKSAIFILPYVALVQEKVQSMAILTLKLGFLVEEYAGTKGRYPPIKRRRKNSMYICTTEKALGLINCFIETNRLSEIGIIVVDELHLLGESGGRGATLEGLLTKIMFLKNTIRLIGMSATIGNIKEIAQFLNADTYSQNFRPVEITEYVKYENHTWVIDLKSEELLTDATSNDYKYSDDVALLDPDRIGGLIMEVAPADSCLIFCSTRKNCENVALLLTKVLPKNLSNYKTNEKKTLLNALKTEEGLCPTLQKTIKFGVAYHHSGLTSEERRLLEDAFREGTLCVICCTSTLAAGVNLPARRVILRSPYVGNQFLNLSRYKQMIGRAGRAGMGILGESILICKKSEIDKVKELLTSQMDDSLSSLHVENDRGINNLILSAIQLNLATTRSELHKLTTATLLNIQQNRVGVNLRAITDETITALLKCGVIKVKSKGSNVGDSNVTVIIPSQEPEKSAAKKGVKTVTFTRETKFQLCDLGQAAMKGPIDLNTAYALYEDLKTAEKHLILTDNLHLLYLVTPYDSVSQITPVGSIYYNVVMGLTESQMQIARLLGITEATANKLRDGIMPKIIEFSQSVEKRVVHRFYVTLIVYELWNHHSVYTVAEKYQVNRGVIQSLLNTVSLFASSVVRFCQELPEFWTFTEMLRTFSKRLSYCCPSELETLMELPSVKIGRARQLYKAGYRTLQSIAKANSRDIKEKIPYLSNKIVAQIIAAAKLLILQRVEDLKDECEDVLDGIEVSQIEVSL, encoded by the exons ATGTCTGATAAcgatgagaaaaataataaaacggcGTTGAGTGATGAGAGAAAGCCGAAATCGTCACAAATCATCGTTGAATCACTGTTATCGTTGGACAATACTTTATTGTGTAATGTTGAAACCGACAGTGAGTTGCACAGTGCCTCCGAAACGTACAATGCCTCTGAAAAACTCAGTGGCTCGGCGATGCAAATTTTTGAAGAACAACAGACACAAGATGTCAAAACTGATGCAACAGTCGTATcaaaaacattgcaaaatatatcacCTGGTCTTAATGAATGGCAGGATAAATCCTTAATGGACCAGGTATTTGCTCAGTTTGATTTGCAAGATAAAGAAGAAGTGATTTCGTCCAGTCACGACAATACTAGCTTGCATATGTTTGATACACTTTATAAAGAAGACTATAATCAGTCCAATATgtgtttaaatattgaaagaagatCATCGGATAAAGCTGACGCAAATGTGTCACAACGAGATAAATTGatcaataatatatcatatttacatATCACAAATTTTGGCAGCGACACTCTGGAAAGTGATAGCCATGCATCCTTTCCTAAAATAGAGGATAAGCAGGACAAATCACCAATTTTAAAGACAAAATGTAGAACtttgaaagaatataaagtccCGAGGAAGAAATTATGTTTGTACGATCTTGAATCGAAATCAGAAAAGGTACAGAATAAAGGATCAAGCTCTGTGGAACATTCCTCGTTTTATGGTTTACcagatattataaagaaacTGATTCAAGATGTTAAAGGGATCCGTGAGCTATATC AGTGGCAAGAGGAATGTTTAAAGTTAGCTACTACAACCAAAAAGAATTTGATCTACACTTTACCAACGAGCGGCGGCAAAACTTTAGTTGCAGAGATATTAATGTTTCGAGAgattatatgtaacaaaaaaaGTGCAATTTTTATACTGCCATATGTAGCTTTGGTGCAGGAAAAG gttcaatcaatggctatattaacattaaaattaggTTTTCTAGTTGAAGAGTACGCTGGCACTAAAGGACGTTATCCACCGATTAAACGGCGAAGAAAAAACagcatgtacatatgtacTACAGAAAAAGCATTAGGACTTATAAATTGTTTCATAGAAACGAACCGTCTAAGTGAG ATTGGCATTATAGTCGTGGATGAGCTACATCTGCTCGGAGAGTCTGGAGGCAGAGGTGCCACGTTAGAAGGGCTTCttacaaaaataatgtttctcAAAA ATACGATACGATTGATTGGAATGAGTGCAACGATAGGTAacataaaagaaattgcaCAGTTTCTCAATGCGGACACGTACTCTCAGAACTTTCGACCGGTTGAGATAACGGAATATGTAAAATACGAGAACCATACCTGGGTGATTGATTTGAAAAGTGAGGAATTGCTGACAGATGCGACCAGCAATGATTACAAG TACTCAGATGACGTAGCATTGTTAGATCCAGACAGGATTGGTGGCTTGATAATGGAAGTGGCTCCAGCCGATTCGTGCCTCATATTCTGTTCGACTCGTAAAAATTGCGAAAACGTGGCTTTACTGTTGACCAAAGTTTTGCCCAA AAACTTGAGTAATTACAAAACGAATGAGAAGAAAACCTTATTAAATGCACTTAAGACTGAGGAAGGATTGTGTCCCACTTTGCAAAAGACCATCAAATTCGGTGTGGCTTATCACCATTCTGGCCTCACATCCGAGGAACGGCGCCTGCTGGAAGACGCGTTTAGAGAAGGTACTCTATGCGTAATATGTTGCACATCAACTTTAGCAGCTGGTGTCAATTTACCAGCAAGAAGG GTAATACTACGTAGTCCTTATGTCGGCAATCAATTTTTGAATTTGAGTAGGTATAAACAGATGATTGGCCGGGCTGGTCGTGCCGGCATGGGAATCTTAGGAGAAAGTATACTTATTTGCAAAAAATCGGAAATCGATAAG GTGAAAGAGCTGTTGACCTCTCAAATGGACGACTCTCTGAGTAGTTTACACGTAGAAAATGATAGGGGAATCAACAATCTGATTCTCAGTGCGATACAACTGAACCTGGCGACAACCAGATCGGAATTGCACAAATTGACAACTGCAACTCTCCTCAACATTCAGCAAAACAGAGTAGGAGTTAATCTGAGGGCGATTACGGATGAGACGATAACGGCTTTGTTAAAATGCGGCGTGATAAAAGTAAAGAGTAAAGGTAGTAATGTCGGTGATTCGAACGTAACCGTAATCATTCCGTCGCAAGAACCCGAAAAATCGGCAGCCAAGAAAGGAGTGAAAACAGTCACGTTTACGAGGGAAACTAAGTTTCAGCTTTGTGACTTGGGACAAGCTGCCATGAAGG GACCTATTGATTTAAATACTGCGTATGCATTATACGAGGATTTGAAAACGGCTGAAAAACATTTAATCCTAACTGACAATCTTCATCTTCTGTACCTTGTCACACCTTATGATAGTGTATCTCAAATCACTCCTGTCGGCAGCATCTACTATAATGTG GTAATGGGCCTAACTGAGAGTCAAATGCAAATTGCCAGGCTTCTCGGAATAACGGAGGCTACCGCAAATAAATTACGTGACGGTATAATGCCCAAG ATAATTGAATTTTCACAGTCGGTCGAGAAAAGAGTGGTTCACAGATTTTATGTGACCCTAATAGTGTACGAGTTATGGAATCATCATTCGGTTTATACCGTTGCCGAAAAGTATCAAGTTAATCGAGGTGTTATACAAAGTCTGCTAAATACCGTCTCATTGTTCGCATCTTCTGTGGTGAGATTTTGCCAG GAACTACCTGAGTTTTGGACATTTACTGAGATGTTACGAACGTTTAGTAAAAGATTGTCTTATTGTTGCCCATCAGAGTTGGAAACACTGATGGAGCTGCCATCAGTCAAAATA ggTAGAGCACGTCAATTATACAAAGCCGGTTATAGAACTTTGCAATCTATAGCAAAAGCCAATTCGAGAGatataaaggaaaaaataccgtatttaagtaataaaatagtcGCACAAATTATCGCTGCGGCAAAA CTTTTGATTTTGCAAAGAGTAGAGGATTTGAAAGACGAGTGCGAAGATGTTTTAGATGGTATAGAAGTGAGTCAAATAGAAGTTAGTTTATGA
- the LOC105283474 gene encoding helicase POLQ-like isoform X2 produces the protein MSDNDEKNNKTALSDERKPKSSQIIVESLLSLDNTLLCNVETDSELHSASETYNASEKLSGSAMQIFEEQQTQDVKTDATVVSKTLQNISPGLNEWQDKSLMDQVFAQFDLQDKEEVISSSHDNTSLHMFDTLYKEDYNQSNMCLNIERRSSDKADANVSQRDKLINNISYLHITNFGSDTLESDSHASFPKIEDKQDKSPILKTKCRTLKEYKVPRKKLCLYDLESKSEKVQNKGSSSVEHSSFYGLPDIIKKLIQDVKGIRELYQWQEECLKLATTTKKNLIYTLPTSGGKTLVAEILMFREIICNKKSAIFILPYVALVQEKVQSMAILTLKLGFLVEEYAGTKGRYPPIKRRRKNSMYICTTEKALGLINCFIETNRLSEIGIIVVDELHLLGESGGRGATLEGLLTKIMFLKNTIRLIGMSATIGNIKEIAQFLNADTYSQNFRPVEITEYVKYENHTWVIDLKSEELLTDATSNDYKYSDDVALLDPDRIGGLIMEVAPADSCLIFCSTRKNCENVALLLTKVLPKNLSNYKTNEKKTLLNALKTEEGLCPTLQKTIKFGVAYHHSGLTSEERRLLEDAFREGTLCVICCTSTLAAGVNLPARRVILRSPYVGNQFLNLSRYKQMIGRAGRAGMGILGESILICKKSEIDKVKELLTSQMDDSLSSLHVENDRGINNLILSAIQLNLATTRSELHKLTTATLLNIQQNRVGVNLRAITDETITALLKCGVIKVKSKGSNVGDSNVTVIIPSQEPEKSAAKKGVKTVTFTRETKFQLCDLGQAAMKGPIDLNTAYALYEDLKTAEKHLILTDNLHLLYLVTPYDSVSQITPVGSIYYNVVMGLTESQMQIARLLGITEATANKLRDGIMPKSVEKRVVHRFYVTLIVYELWNHHSVYTVAEKYQVNRGVIQSLLNTVSLFASSVVRFCQELPEFWTFTEMLRTFSKRLSYCCPSELETLMELPSVKIGRARQLYKAGYRTLQSIAKANSRDIKEKIPYLSNKIVAQIIAAAKLLILQRVEDLKDECEDVLDGIEVSQIEVSL, from the exons ATGTCTGATAAcgatgagaaaaataataaaacggcGTTGAGTGATGAGAGAAAGCCGAAATCGTCACAAATCATCGTTGAATCACTGTTATCGTTGGACAATACTTTATTGTGTAATGTTGAAACCGACAGTGAGTTGCACAGTGCCTCCGAAACGTACAATGCCTCTGAAAAACTCAGTGGCTCGGCGATGCAAATTTTTGAAGAACAACAGACACAAGATGTCAAAACTGATGCAACAGTCGTATcaaaaacattgcaaaatatatcacCTGGTCTTAATGAATGGCAGGATAAATCCTTAATGGACCAGGTATTTGCTCAGTTTGATTTGCAAGATAAAGAAGAAGTGATTTCGTCCAGTCACGACAATACTAGCTTGCATATGTTTGATACACTTTATAAAGAAGACTATAATCAGTCCAATATgtgtttaaatattgaaagaagatCATCGGATAAAGCTGACGCAAATGTGTCACAACGAGATAAATTGatcaataatatatcatatttacatATCACAAATTTTGGCAGCGACACTCTGGAAAGTGATAGCCATGCATCCTTTCCTAAAATAGAGGATAAGCAGGACAAATCACCAATTTTAAAGACAAAATGTAGAACtttgaaagaatataaagtccCGAGGAAGAAATTATGTTTGTACGATCTTGAATCGAAATCAGAAAAGGTACAGAATAAAGGATCAAGCTCTGTGGAACATTCCTCGTTTTATGGTTTACcagatattataaagaaacTGATTCAAGATGTTAAAGGGATCCGTGAGCTATATC AGTGGCAAGAGGAATGTTTAAAGTTAGCTACTACAACCAAAAAGAATTTGATCTACACTTTACCAACGAGCGGCGGCAAAACTTTAGTTGCAGAGATATTAATGTTTCGAGAgattatatgtaacaaaaaaaGTGCAATTTTTATACTGCCATATGTAGCTTTGGTGCAGGAAAAG gttcaatcaatggctatattaacattaaaattaggTTTTCTAGTTGAAGAGTACGCTGGCACTAAAGGACGTTATCCACCGATTAAACGGCGAAGAAAAAACagcatgtacatatgtacTACAGAAAAAGCATTAGGACTTATAAATTGTTTCATAGAAACGAACCGTCTAAGTGAG ATTGGCATTATAGTCGTGGATGAGCTACATCTGCTCGGAGAGTCTGGAGGCAGAGGTGCCACGTTAGAAGGGCTTCttacaaaaataatgtttctcAAAA ATACGATACGATTGATTGGAATGAGTGCAACGATAGGTAacataaaagaaattgcaCAGTTTCTCAATGCGGACACGTACTCTCAGAACTTTCGACCGGTTGAGATAACGGAATATGTAAAATACGAGAACCATACCTGGGTGATTGATTTGAAAAGTGAGGAATTGCTGACAGATGCGACCAGCAATGATTACAAG TACTCAGATGACGTAGCATTGTTAGATCCAGACAGGATTGGTGGCTTGATAATGGAAGTGGCTCCAGCCGATTCGTGCCTCATATTCTGTTCGACTCGTAAAAATTGCGAAAACGTGGCTTTACTGTTGACCAAAGTTTTGCCCAA AAACTTGAGTAATTACAAAACGAATGAGAAGAAAACCTTATTAAATGCACTTAAGACTGAGGAAGGATTGTGTCCCACTTTGCAAAAGACCATCAAATTCGGTGTGGCTTATCACCATTCTGGCCTCACATCCGAGGAACGGCGCCTGCTGGAAGACGCGTTTAGAGAAGGTACTCTATGCGTAATATGTTGCACATCAACTTTAGCAGCTGGTGTCAATTTACCAGCAAGAAGG GTAATACTACGTAGTCCTTATGTCGGCAATCAATTTTTGAATTTGAGTAGGTATAAACAGATGATTGGCCGGGCTGGTCGTGCCGGCATGGGAATCTTAGGAGAAAGTATACTTATTTGCAAAAAATCGGAAATCGATAAG GTGAAAGAGCTGTTGACCTCTCAAATGGACGACTCTCTGAGTAGTTTACACGTAGAAAATGATAGGGGAATCAACAATCTGATTCTCAGTGCGATACAACTGAACCTGGCGACAACCAGATCGGAATTGCACAAATTGACAACTGCAACTCTCCTCAACATTCAGCAAAACAGAGTAGGAGTTAATCTGAGGGCGATTACGGATGAGACGATAACGGCTTTGTTAAAATGCGGCGTGATAAAAGTAAAGAGTAAAGGTAGTAATGTCGGTGATTCGAACGTAACCGTAATCATTCCGTCGCAAGAACCCGAAAAATCGGCAGCCAAGAAAGGAGTGAAAACAGTCACGTTTACGAGGGAAACTAAGTTTCAGCTTTGTGACTTGGGACAAGCTGCCATGAAGG GACCTATTGATTTAAATACTGCGTATGCATTATACGAGGATTTGAAAACGGCTGAAAAACATTTAATCCTAACTGACAATCTTCATCTTCTGTACCTTGTCACACCTTATGATAGTGTATCTCAAATCACTCCTGTCGGCAGCATCTACTATAATGTG GTAATGGGCCTAACTGAGAGTCAAATGCAAATTGCCAGGCTTCTCGGAATAACGGAGGCTACCGCAAATAAATTACGTGACGGTATAATGCCCAAG TCGGTCGAGAAAAGAGTGGTTCACAGATTTTATGTGACCCTAATAGTGTACGAGTTATGGAATCATCATTCGGTTTATACCGTTGCCGAAAAGTATCAAGTTAATCGAGGTGTTATACAAAGTCTGCTAAATACCGTCTCATTGTTCGCATCTTCTGTGGTGAGATTTTGCCAG GAACTACCTGAGTTTTGGACATTTACTGAGATGTTACGAACGTTTAGTAAAAGATTGTCTTATTGTTGCCCATCAGAGTTGGAAACACTGATGGAGCTGCCATCAGTCAAAATA ggTAGAGCACGTCAATTATACAAAGCCGGTTATAGAACTTTGCAATCTATAGCAAAAGCCAATTCGAGAGatataaaggaaaaaataccgtatttaagtaataaaatagtcGCACAAATTATCGCTGCGGCAAAA CTTTTGATTTTGCAAAGAGTAGAGGATTTGAAAGACGAGTGCGAAGATGTTTTAGATGGTATAGAAGTGAGTCAAATAGAAGTTAGTTTATGA
- the LOC105283475 gene encoding ribosomal RNA-processing protein 8 isoform X2, with translation MKTQQTKSEKVLKLNKHKIKLNRLEELLNNKSQNKSQQSKHKMREEQSLTLRDRMMTQLRASRFRFINETLYSNDSAHSKRYFKEDPKSFKAYHDGYKQQLEQWPINPIDIIISSITKMPATNVIADFGCGEARLAVSVPHKVHSFDFVALNDKVQACDMAHTPLLAHSVDVVVFCLSLMGTNLNDYITEANRVLKNNGILKIAEVESRFENVEDFLKVLQNYGFTNTWKDLSNDLFYFMDFKKKEDISMKRKDLPSIVLKPCLYKKR, from the exons ATGAAAACTCAACAGACAAAATCTGAGAAAGTATTGAAATTAAACAAGCATAAAATAAAGCTTAATCGATTGGAAGAATTGCTTAACAATAAATCACAAAACAAATCACAGCAAAGTAAACATAAGATGAGAGAAGAACAATCACTTACCTTGAGGGATAGAATGATGACGCAGTTGAGAGCATCCAGATTCAGATTCATAAACGAGACATTATATAGCAATGATAGTGCACACTCCAAGCGATACTTTAAAGAGGATCCCAAGTCTTTCAAAGCTTATCATGATGGATATAAACAGCAGTTGGAGCAGTGGCCGATAAATCCAATCGATATCATAATATCATCCATTACAAAAAT GCCGGCAACCAATGTAATAGCCGATTTCGGATGTGGCGAAGCACGACTTGCTGTTTCTGTCCCTCATAAAGTGCATTCATTTGATTTCGTTGCTCTAAATGACAAGGTACAAGCTTGCGACATGGCTCATACCCCACTGTTGGCACACAGTGTCGATGTTGTCGtgttctgtctctctcttatGGGAACCAATCTCAACGATTATATAACGGAAGCTAACAGGGTTCTTAAAAACAA TGGTATTCTGAAAATAGCTGAGGTCGAAAGCAGGTTCGAAAATGTGGAGGATTTTCTGAAAGTGTTACAGAATTATGGGTTTACAAATACATGGAAAGACTTATCCAacgatttgttttattttatggatttcaaaaaaaaagaagatataagCATGAAAAGGAAAGATCTTCCCTCAATTGTGTTGAAGCCATGCTTGTACAAAAAAAGATGA
- the LOC105283475 gene encoding ribosomal RNA-processing protein 8 isoform X1 — protein MGKMKASKVSPVKNAQRNACSIKKKQRKKKIKDSFNNFVKSNASIEIKKDIITNIQNNKKKKYKKEFANQFAVKGEYIEPSNASTKYSQADNIFHKVGANAGSEVKGKKKKEKQKRNQKRDFQQNKIPTTMKTQQTKSEKVLKLNKHKIKLNRLEELLNNKSQNKSQQSKHKMREEQSLTLRDRMMTQLRASRFRFINETLYSNDSAHSKRYFKEDPKSFKAYHDGYKQQLEQWPINPIDIIISSITKMPATNVIADFGCGEARLAVSVPHKVHSFDFVALNDKVQACDMAHTPLLAHSVDVVVFCLSLMGTNLNDYITEANRVLKNNGILKIAEVESRFENVEDFLKVLQNYGFTNTWKDLSNDLFYFMDFKKKEDISMKRKDLPSIVLKPCLYKKR, from the exons atgGGAAAAATGAAAGCTTCAAAAGTTTCGCCGGTTAAAAATGCGCAAAGAAATGCTTGCTCTATTAAAAAG aaacagagaaaaaagaaaattaaagactcattcaataattttgtaaaatcaaATGCAtctattgaaataaaaaaggatataattacaaatatacaaaataataaaaagaagaaatataaaaaagagtTTGCAAATCAATTTGCTGTAAAAGGAGAATACATAGAGCCATCAAATGCTTCAACAAAATATTCACAAGCTGATAATATATTCCATAAAGTAGGAGCTAATGCAGGTAGCGAagtaaaaggaaagaagaaaaaagaaaaacagaaaagaaatcAGAAAAGAGACTTccagcaaaataaaatacctACTACGATGAAAACTCAACAGACAAAATCTGAGAAAGTATTGAAATTAAACAAGCATAAAATAAAGCTTAATCGATTGGAAGAATTGCTTAACAATAAATCACAAAACAAATCACAGCAAAGTAAACATAAGATGAGAGAAGAACAATCACTTACCTTGAGGGATAGAATGATGACGCAGTTGAGAGCATCCAGATTCAGATTCATAAACGAGACATTATATAGCAATGATAGTGCACACTCCAAGCGATACTTTAAAGAGGATCCCAAGTCTTTCAAAGCTTATCATGATGGATATAAACAGCAGTTGGAGCAGTGGCCGATAAATCCAATCGATATCATAATATCATCCATTACAAAAAT GCCGGCAACCAATGTAATAGCCGATTTCGGATGTGGCGAAGCACGACTTGCTGTTTCTGTCCCTCATAAAGTGCATTCATTTGATTTCGTTGCTCTAAATGACAAGGTACAAGCTTGCGACATGGCTCATACCCCACTGTTGGCACACAGTGTCGATGTTGTCGtgttctgtctctctcttatGGGAACCAATCTCAACGATTATATAACGGAAGCTAACAGGGTTCTTAAAAACAA TGGTATTCTGAAAATAGCTGAGGTCGAAAGCAGGTTCGAAAATGTGGAGGATTTTCTGAAAGTGTTACAGAATTATGGGTTTACAAATACATGGAAAGACTTATCCAacgatttgttttattttatggatttcaaaaaaaaagaagatataagCATGAAAAGGAAAGATCTTCCCTCAATTGTGTTGAAGCCATGCTTGTACAAAAAAAGATGA
- the LOC105283476 gene encoding 60S ribosomal protein L34, producing the protein MVQRLTYRRRLSYNTKSNRRRIVRTPGGKLVYQYLKKPKKIPRCGQCKEKLRGIQPARPMERSRMCRRKKTVKRVYGGVLCHKCVKERIVRAFLIEEQKIVYKVMKAQQASAKTKKLDK; encoded by the exons ATGGTACAACGGTTAACCTATCGACGACGTTTGTCGTATAATACGAAAAGCAACAGAAGGCGCAT tgTACGTACACCGGGTGGAAAATTGGTCTATCAGTATTTAAAGAAGCCCAAGAAGATCCCAAGATGTGGACAGTGTAAAGAGAAGCTGAGAGGTATTCAGCCTGCTAGACCAATGGAGCGTTCTCGTATGTGCAGGCGCAAGAAAACTGTTAAGCGTGTATATGGTGGAGTCCTTTGTCATAAATGTGTGAAAGAAAG gATTGTCCGTGCATTCTTAATCGAAGAACAAAAGATCGTCTACAAGGTTATGAAAGCACAGCAAGCCTCTGCGAAGACGAAAAAATTAGACAAGTAA